A region from the Perca fluviatilis chromosome 16, GENO_Pfluv_1.0, whole genome shotgun sequence genome encodes:
- the LOC120544216 gene encoding uncharacterized protein LOC120544216 isoform X4: protein MWLFNLHDQLQLEGLQGDSENHEGQSDSQFGPAPHRTRVLQLFHPQLLQLMAVSVSDDLQRTSLVFEPVNVGTLHNLLHNRRTEFPVLQNTWLLSVILQVCEGLQYIHRGGLVMRALSSHSVVLTKFTVAKLTDLCFMVPSGQSTCVKPPMHTVLPPSLYRWAAPEVIKQRPCTTLADVYSLCALILELYTDREPWDTVDLNGIKQAMDAGWALAVDCSIPQPYYDVVLKGLQPHPRDRTCSLQSLCYTLQQDIKRFSLEEQLSGGQCAYPEQDLGPSEVQTTAEQTIVGEPVQRGTEHNTQTWTFARPLKVKADTVVARQLYRGEEPKLGGDRDECMGGDTMLHQVYPYKDMLHLLADFDSVSVEEEPEPEADIDRELVEQLDGLKLISDQQISTIAVNLKVSRELLQQANRSLDTVEKHRQLDHIGLDSATRLRDAPSYIHTDASCASSLSSFSMSTTNLSGVSAAVGPRSKQYCLLPNSGDHWGRNLEAQLLSRDWELLSQEELALWLSRYPAEQQQYEEGWSPPWLSSGCYMTESPSVVVDHSTEDLSQYRSALDSSLLNIVSGKKQQKSHSQENADVTMEVCRPAASGSLLLDTHNTKYESFPNNSEKTDSDPEISGTQAQYTPNTNTAHFDMAGLAELSSISYSPAQPQEKLYSISYSPGQPQGKLYSISVSGQAPPCNSTPRSPDVRRRVMTGTIEANLADSPVCSHLSSVHLRTESFTTPRESWTPPFDADPASSPQGFITASQEEERSDTISPSCIGEHKLEQEEEELEEEEEEEEEEEEEGVSEQEQIEERQEEMDGTSQPSVEAEEEENRAEDELEEMEEGLQTVKGCTEEEKNMDEEEGGRNVEEGSEEEERGCRDPQRDVGSEVDDEEDIGDRRKEITGLFGNGEETGGHALVKISELVADTVSADRKEELTVSLGSQQGPSLLEDTKRANSTLDDVLQGFVVEGTRKSPGTSGRVATLCQLFEGQTGDDEHPAGEHAHSPLQ from the exons ATGTGGCTCTTTAACCTCCATGACCAa TTACAGCTGGAGGGGCTCCAGGGTGACAGTGAAAACCATGAGGGACAGTCAGACAGCCAATTTGGACCTGCTCCTCATAGAACAAGAGTACTGCAG CTGTTCCACCCACAGCTGCTGCAGCTGATGGCAGTGAGTGTGTCTGATGACCTCCAGAGGACCAGTCTGGTGTTTGAACCAGTCAACGTCGGCACGCTGCACAACCTGCTGCACAACAGG CGTACAGAGTTTCCAGTGCTACAGAACACGTGGCTGCTGTCAGTGATCTTGCAGGTCTGTGAAGGTCTGCAGTACATCCACAGGGGAGGCCTGGTGATGAGGGCCCTGTCTTCCCACAGTGTGGTCCTCACAAAGTTCACAGTAGCCAAACTAACTGATTTATGCTTCATGGTCCCCAG CGGTCAAAGTACATGTGTGAAACCCCCCATGCACACAGTCCTGCCCCCCAGCCTCTACAGATGGGCTGCTCCAGAGGTCATTAAACAGCGGCCGTGCACAACGCTAGCTGACGTCTACAGTCTGTGTGCTCTGATCCTGGAACTCTACACAG ACAGAGAACCATGGGACACAGTGGACCTGAACGGAATCAAACAGGCGATGGATGCAGGATGGGCCCTGGCAGTAGACTGCAGCATTCCACAGCCTTACTATGATGTGGTCCTGAAAGGCCTGCAGCCGCACCCACGGGACCGCACGTGCAGCCTGCAGAGCCTGTGCTACACGCTACAACAGGACATCAAG agGTTCTCCCTGGAGGAACAGCTCAGTGGTGGTCAGTGTGCTTACCCAGAACAAGATCTGGGGCCATCTGAAGTCCAGACCACAGCAGAGCAAACCATAGTGGGGGAACCAGTACAGAGGGGTACTgagcacaacacacaaacatggacat TTGCCAGGCCACTCAAAGTCAAGGCAGACACAGTAGTGGCAAGACAGCTGTACAGAGGAGAAGAACCAAAGCTGGGGGGAGACAGAGATGAATGTATGGGGGGAGACACGATGCTCCATCAGGTGTACCCTTACAAAGACATGCTTCATCTGCTTGCTGATTTTGACTCAGTTAGTGTTGAGGAAGAACCTGAACCAGAGGCAGACATAGACAGGGAGCTAGTGGAGCAGCTGGATGGCCTGAAACTGATCTCAGATCAGCAGATCAGCACCATTGCGGTCAACCTCAAAGTGTCCCgggagctgctgcagcaggcCAACAGGAGCCTAGACACAGTGGAGAAACACCGCCAGCTGGACCACATAGGGTTAGACTCAGCAACCCGGCTCAGAGATGCTCCTTCTTATATCCACACCGACGCCTCTTGTGCCTCCTCCCTGTCTTCCTTCTCTATGTCCACCACAAATCTTTCAGGAGTTAGCGCTGCTGTTGGACCACGTTCAAAGCAGTACTGTCTCTTACCGAACAGTGGAGATCACTGGGGAAGGAACCTGGAGGCCCAGCTTCTGAGCAGAGATTGGGAGCTGCTGAGCCAGGAAGAGCTGGCTTTATGGCTGAGTCGCTATCCAGCTGAACAGCAGCAGTATGAGGAGGGCTGGTCGCCGCCTTGGCTTTCCTCAGGGTGCTACATGACGGAGAGCCCTTCAGTGGTAGTTGATCACAGCACAGAGGATCTGAGCCAGTACAGATCAGCTCTAGACAGCAGCCTTCTCAACATCGTCTCTGGGAAGAAGCAGCAG AAATCCCATTCACAAGAAAATGCAGACGTTACAATGGAGGTGTGCAGGCCAGCAGCTAGTGGGAGTCTACTGCTAGATACTCACAACACCA AATATGAGAGCTTTCCCAACAACTCTGAGAAAACGGACTCTGATCCTGAAATCAGTGGAACACAGGCTCAGTATACACCCAACACTAACAC ggctcACTTTGACATGGCTGGGCTGGCTGAACTCTCCAGCATCTCATACTCTCCAGCTCAGCCTCAGGAAAAACTTTACAGCATCTCATACTCTCCAGGTCAGCCTCAGGGGAAACTCTACAGTATCTCTGTGAGCGGACAAGCCCCACCCTGTAATAGTACCCCACGTAGCCCAG ACGTACGCCGGCGTGTGATGACAGGAACGATTGAGGCCAATCTCGCGGACTCCCCTGTCTGCAGCCACCTCAGCTCTGTGCATCTCAGGACTGAGAGTTTCACCACACCAAGAGAAAGCTGG ACTCCACCTTTCGACGCAGACCCAGCCAGCAGTCCCCAGGGCTTCATCACAGCCAGCCAGGAGGAAGAGCGGTCAGATACTATATCTCCCAGCTGCATTGGAGAGCACAAGCTAgaacaggaagaagaagaattagaagaagaagaagaagaagaagaagaagaagaagaggaaggagtgTCTGAACAGGAGCAGATTGAAGAGAGGCAGGAGGAAATGGATGGAACTAGTCAACCATCTGTGGAggcagaagaagaggagaacagGGCAGAAGACGAGCTTGAGGAAATGGAGGAAGGATTGCAGACGGTCAAAGGGTgcactgaagaagaaaaaaacatggacgaggaggagggaggaaggaatgTTGAAGAAGGCAGTGAGGAAGAAGAGCGTGGCTGCCGTGAcccacagagag ATGTGGGGTCAGAAGTGGACGATGAAGAAGATATTGGTGACAGGAGGAAGGAAATAACAGGATTATTTGGCAATGGGGAAGAAACAGGGGGCCATGCCTTGGTTAAGATCA GTGAGCTTGTT